The sequence CTGCTTTCGATTTTTTTGAGTTGGTTCAGGTGTTTTTATCGGATAAAAAGCCTTTTTTATCAGGCTTTCCACTTTCTGAGGTTATGTGCGATGGATAATAACCCTATTTCGACCTCGGTTTTGGACATTCCCTTCAGCAGGAATCGCCTGAAGCCGTGATTATGCTTCAGGTTGGCGAACACCGGTTCGACATCTGCGGGCCGTCGCTTTCGGTATTTGATGCCCTGTTCGGTATTCAATCTTTCTTTCGCTATCTGCTTGTGTATTCTAAGGCTGTGGTTGATCTCCACCACGCGGTTACCGGCTGCTTGGTGACAAACGCCCCGCATGGGGCAGTTTTCACAATTCTGCGCCTGATAGCGGCTGATCAGTTGCACATAGCCGGATGTGGAGACCCGCTGCCCGGTGCCGATATGCTGCATGTGTTGTCCCATCGGACATACCAGGTAATCTTCCTGTTCATTATAGTGCAAACTGTCATTACCGAATGCTTTGATGCCTTTATTTTGTTCCTGGTCGAACGTGTTGTATTTGATATAAGCTTCAATGCCTTTTTGCTGTAATACGCCATAGTTCTCGTCCGAACCGTAGCCCGCATCGGCCACTACCGCTTTTGGAAGTGCATGATATAAAGTTTCGTATTGTTCGATGTGTGATGGAAGGGTCTGGTAATCGGTTGTGGTTTGGTGCAGGCTATAGTTCAAGATGAACTGCTCCTGGGTGGAGATCTGCAGATTGTATCCGGGTTTAAGCTGCCCGTTCAGCATAGGGTCTTCTTTCATCCGCATGAAGGTGGCACCCGGGTCGGTCTTCGAAAAGCTGTTGCGACCGCCTAACAGCTTTTCCTGCTCGTCATACCGGGCCAGGTTCTCCGGCCAGTGCTTTTTGGCATAGTTCAGCTTCTGCCTTACTTTCTTATCGACATCTTCCTTATCGTCCAGGGCGGCGTTGATCTTTGAGATCGTTTCTTTTACTTTTTCCGGGTTGATCTCGCTGTATTCCAGCGGTGCGGTGTCTTTAAGTTCTTCGGCAGCGATGGTTTGCGCATAACTCCACAGTTCATCCAATTGGGCTTTCATCTTCTCCTTGCTGTTCTTAATGCTTTTGCCCCATACAAAAGTGTACTTGTTCGCTACCGATTCGATCTTGGTACCATCGGTAAAAACAGCTTCTTTCAGCGAGACGATACCTTCCTGCTGTAATAACAATACGATCTGTGAGAAGATCTCCTTTAAAACACCCGACAGCTTCTCGCTCCGGAAACGGTTGATGGTATTGTGATCAGGCTTTTTCATGCCTAAAAGCCACATGAAATGTACATTCTGCGCGGCCTGGTCTTCCAACTTCCGTGAAGAATACGTGTTGGTCAGATAACCGTAGATCAGCAGCTTGAGCATCAGCCGCGGATGAAAGCTGGATGCCCCGCCGCCTTTATACTTGCGGTTAATCGGTTTAACATCTACCTGATCGACCACCTTCGATACAATACGTACCGGATGACCCTGCGGTACCAGTTCCTCCAGTTTATACGGTAAAAAGGTTAACTGGTCAGGATCATATTCCTTAAAGACTACTTTTCCTCCCATGCCTTTAAGTTACTGAAAATTACGCTCAAAAACAAAGAGGCTGCCTCGCTTTTGAGACAGCCTCTTTTCTATATCAATAAAAACCTGATTAGTTTTTAGGTGCATCCTTGGCGTCAACAACCGGGCGCGCATCGCGGTTAGCTAACTCCCAACCCATAAAATAGGCGTGCTGCGCGCGTTTAGCTAACAGCGGGAAGTTGATCTTGCTTACCTCGTCGCCCGCGCCATGGTAATCGGCGTGGGTACCGTTAAACCAGAATACAATTGGTACGCCGTGTTTAGCGAAGTTGTAGTGATCTGAACGGTAGTAGAAACGGTTCTTGTCGTTCAGGTCGTCATAACGGTAATCCAGTTTCAGGTGGGTATACAGGTTATTGGCATCCTCGGTAATTTGGTGCAGGGTGCTGCTCAGCATGGCCGAACCGATAGGGAACACATAATTAGCCGAATCGGGGTTGCCTTTGTAGTCATCGCCAATACGACCGATCATATCGATGTTCAAATCGGTAATGGTGTTAGCTAACGGGAATACCGGGTGCTCGGTGTAGTACTCAGAACCTAACAGGCCTTTTTCTTCGCCTACGTTACCCAGGAACAGGATGGTACGGCGTGGACCATGGCCATCTTTTTGGGCCTGGGCAAAAGCACGGGCAATGGTAAGGATACCGGTAGTACCGGAACCGTCGTCGTCGGCACCGTTGTTTACTTTATCCTTTGCATCTGGCGCAAGGTTTAAGCCGATGTGATCATAGTGGGCCGAGAATACCAAAACTTCATCTTTTAATTTTGGATCGTTACCCGGGATCATCGCAACAATATCAGCCGACATTACATCTTTTGTTTCGGTACCGAACGAGGTATTAACACTGGCTTTAACCGTTTGCGATTGCGGAGCGCCGCCATCAATAGCGGTTTTTAAAGCGGCATAAGTTTTACCGGTTGCCTTCAACAGTTGGTCGGCAACATCGGTAGTGATGTTAATGGTTACCACACCGCCCATAGCGTTACCGCCACGGCCGCCACCGGCTGGCGCTGCTGCGCCAGGTTCCCGTTTAAGGGCAACGCCCGGGTGCTGAAAAGCAAAGCGCGGAGCCATCTGGGCCACAGTTGGGCTGGCAGACAGGATCAGCGATGGGCCTTTTTCCATAATGGCACGCATGCGTGGGTTCATCATCCCACCACGGCGACCGCCTGCGCCACCAGCCGGAGGCGTTGCAGGGGCTGCACCCGGAGGGTTTTCGTTCATTACTAACACTACTTTACCTTTAAGGTCGGCAGTTAATTCGGCATCGGTACCGTAACCTACGTAAACAATATCGTCGGCCTTAACGGTAGTGGTAGGGGCACCACCGGTAGCGTAAAAATCTTTACCCATAGTTAATGCCTTACCGTTAACGGTGAAGTTGCTTACTTTAAAGCTGGTTTGGGTTAAAGGCACATCTAAAAAGTACGAACCCTTGTTGGCAGGCAATAAGCCTAATTTTTTGTACTCGCCGGCTATGTATTTAGCGGCTTTTTCGGCACCAGGCTGGCCTGTTTCGCGGCCTTCCATGTCGTCGGCGGCAATAACGCTCAGTTGTTGCTTGGCAAATTCAGCGGTGATCAGTTTCGAATACTTTATCGCATTCTGATCGGGTTTTTGCTGGGCGCAGGCTGTGGCGGCAATGGCCATAGCTGCAACCCATGTTGCGGTTTTTTTCATGTTTGTTTGATCAGTTTAGCCCGTTTGGGCAGCAGGGCTGCTTTGCGGAAGTTTATGTTTGTTCTTTGTTTTTAGTTTCTATTTTAAGCTCCGTAGACTCACCCCGACTACGCTACGCTGGTCGACCCTCTCTTCGCCTTCGGCGTAAAGAGGGCAGAAGCAATATTTAATAGCCCCTTCCCCTCTTTCCGCGTAGCGGAGAGAGGGTGCCCAAGCGAAGCAATGGGCGGGTGAGTCTCAACTTCTCAGCAACTCATCTTACCCACCCGGGTAGCATGCCTGCCACCTTCAAAATCGGTAGACAGAAAAGTATCCACAATTTTTTTAGCCTCATCAAGCGATATAAACCTGGCCGGGATGCAAACCACATTGGCATTATTATGCTGACGGGCCAATGCGGCCAGTTCCGTATTCCAGCAGATGGCGGCACGGATGCCCTGGTGCTTGTTAGCTGTAATGGCCACACCGTTGGCGCTGCCGCAAACCAGTATACCAAAGTCGGCCTTGCCGCTTTCTACTGCCGAGGCTACCGGGTGGGCAAAATCGGGATAATCAACCGAATCTGTTGAATAGGTGCCGAAATCGGCGATCTCGTTTGCCTGTACACTGCCTGCCAATACTTGTTTATATTCAAAGCCGGCGTGGTCGGCGCCGATAGCTATCTTTAAGCCAGTTTTCATCATCTCAAATGTATTCAAATTTGTGAGGGACTAAAGTAACTATTTTGTTGCCAATTGGAAGAAGATGTCGTGCCCAGCATGACGGAAGTATTTACCCCGACTACGCTACGCGGGTCGGCCCTCCCTTCGCTGCGCGGAGCAGCCGGTAGGAGCAATGCCGGATAACTTTATCCCTCTTTGCGCGCAGCGCAGAGAGGGTGGTCGGGCGAAGCAACGACCGGGTGAGTCTTAACCTTGGTTAGTTTGCATGCGTTATGCTATTTTACAGGGCATCAGCTTTCAAAGCTCTGCATGACGGATTGGAGATCGAAGGGAAGGATGTGTAATAATTACAGCGCCAGCTCGATATTAGGGTCCCAGTAAAGGTTCTTGAAATTCACTACCTGGTCGTTTTCCACCAATACGCCCTCTTCGGCCAGTAGTTGCTGCATGGTATCGCCGCCGAAATGGAATTTACCGGTAAGCAGGCCCTGGCGGTTTACCACGCGGTGGGCAGGTACCTGTGGCGATACTTTACCGGCGTCGTTCATAGCGTAACCCACCATGCGCGATGAGCCTTTGGCACCCAGATAATTGGCAATGGCACCATACGATGTTACCCTGCCTTTTGGTATTAAACGCACCACCTGGTAAACCTGGTCGAA comes from Mucilaginibacter mali and encodes:
- a CDS encoding IS1182 family transposase — translated: MGGKVVFKEYDPDQLTFLPYKLEELVPQGHPVRIVSKVVDQVDVKPINRKYKGGGASSFHPRLMLKLLIYGYLTNTYSSRKLEDQAAQNVHFMWLLGMKKPDHNTINRFRSEKLSGVLKEIFSQIVLLLQQEGIVSLKEAVFTDGTKIESVANKYTFVWGKSIKNSKEKMKAQLDELWSYAQTIAAEELKDTAPLEYSEINPEKVKETISKINAALDDKEDVDKKVRQKLNYAKKHWPENLARYDEQEKLLGGRNSFSKTDPGATFMRMKEDPMLNGQLKPGYNLQISTQEQFILNYSLHQTTTDYQTLPSHIEQYETLYHALPKAVVADAGYGSDENYGVLQQKGIEAYIKYNTFDQEQNKGIKAFGNDSLHYNEQEDYLVCPMGQHMQHIGTGQRVSTSGYVQLISRYQAQNCENCPMRGVCHQAAGNRVVEINHSLRIHKQIAKERLNTEQGIKYRKRRPADVEPVFANLKHNHGFRRFLLKGMSKTEVEIGLLSIAHNLRKWKA
- a CDS encoding M28 family peptidase, producing the protein MKKTATWVAAMAIAATACAQQKPDQNAIKYSKLITAEFAKQQLSVIAADDMEGRETGQPGAEKAAKYIAGEYKKLGLLPANKGSYFLDVPLTQTSFKVSNFTVNGKALTMGKDFYATGGAPTTTVKADDIVYVGYGTDAELTADLKGKVVLVMNENPPGAAPATPPAGGAGGRRGGMMNPRMRAIMEKGPSLILSASPTVAQMAPRFAFQHPGVALKREPGAAAPAGGGRGGNAMGGVVTINITTDVADQLLKATGKTYAALKTAIDGGAPQSQTVKASVNTSFGTETKDVMSADIVAMIPGNDPKLKDEVLVFSAHYDHIGLNLAPDAKDKVNNGADDDGSGTTGILTIARAFAQAQKDGHGPRRTILFLGNVGEEKGLLGSEYYTEHPVFPLANTITDLNIDMIGRIGDDYKGNPDSANYVFPIGSAMLSSTLHQITEDANNLYTHLKLDYRYDDLNDKNRFYYRSDHYNFAKHGVPIVFWFNGTHADYHGAGDEVSKINFPLLAKRAQHAYFMGWELANRDARPVVDAKDAPKN
- the rpiB gene encoding ribose 5-phosphate isomerase B, producing the protein MKTGLKIAIGADHAGFEYKQVLAGSVQANEIADFGTYSTDSVDYPDFAHPVASAVESGKADFGILVCGSANGVAITANKHQGIRAAICWNTELAALARQHNNANVVCIPARFISLDEAKKIVDTFLSTDFEGGRHATRVGKMSC
- a CDS encoding MGMT family protein encodes the protein MERADFFDQVYQVVRLIPKGRVTSYGAIANYLGAKGSSRMVGYAMNDAGKVSPQVPAHRVVNRQGLLTGKFHFGGDTMQQLLAEEGVLVENDQVVNFKNLYWDPNIELAL